From the genome of Nicotiana sylvestris chromosome 2, ASM39365v2, whole genome shotgun sequence, one region includes:
- the LOC138885416 gene encoding uncharacterized protein, with translation MDDNCAWSFKSSAVFKANIFKVRSYNNNHTCGYGERYLTQRQATPGVIASIVKDKYVNPKKVYTANNIIEDIQKQHGIEVSYMKAWRAKEIAMTMIRGSPSDSYKELPKPIMVVDGSFLKAAYKGTILTACTQDGAGKILPLAYAIVDSESNKSWEWFFVQIKECKAHIQETSQAIEIYIFFALSRAYTIEKFEYHMTEMCKIDPRVQPYLFEIGYERWSRAYSKVKRSMVMTSNIAESINAANKDARELPVMRLLEYMTNLLQQWNNKNRKSVIETSTELGEKYDKLLRENLIASEQMTVRPATEQLYTVFEGVR, from the exons ATGGATGACAATTGTGCTTGGAGTTTCAAATCTTCTGCCGTTTTCAAAGCAAACATATTCAAAGTGAGAAGTTACAATAATAATCACACATGCGGCTATGGTGAAAGATACTTAACACAACGTCAAGCTACTCCGGGTGTAATTGCTAGTATAGTCAAGGACAAGTATGTTAATCCAAAAAAAGTTTACACCGCAAATAATATAATAGAGGACATACAAAAGCAACATGGGATTGAAGTGAGCTACATGAAAGCATGGAGAGCTAAAGAGATAGCAATGACAATGATAAGAGGGAGTCCGAGTGATTCATATAAGGAGTTGCCGAA ACCGATAATGGTTGTAGATGGAAGTTTCCTTAAAGCAGCATATAAGGGTACCATATTGACTGCTTGCACACAGGATGGAGCTG gaaaaatccttccacttgcATATGCAATTGTAGATTCAGAGAGTAACAAATCTTGGGAGTGGTTCTTTGTCCAGATAAAGG AATGTAAAGCGCACATTCAAGAAACGTCACAAGCAATTGAAATTTATATCTTCTTTGCTTTGTCTAGAGCTTACACGATAGAGAAATTTGAGTACCATATGACAGAGATGTGTAAAATTGATCCGAGAGTGCAGCCTTACTTGTTCGAAATTGGCTACGAAAGGTGGTCTAGGGCATATTCCAAAGTGAAAAGGTCGATGGTAATGACTTCCAATATTGCAGAGTCAATTAATGCAGCAAACAAGGATGCTAGAGAGTTACCAGTAATGCGATTGCTGGAGTACATGACAAATTTGCTACAACAGTGGAACAACAAAAACAGAAAAAGTGTAATAGAAACATCTACAGAGCTTGGCGAAAAGTACGACAAACTCCTTCGGGAAAATCTGATTGCATCAGAGCAAATGACG GTGAGGCCTGCTACGGAACAGTTATATACTGTGTTTGAAGGGGTAAGGTGA
- the LOC104227745 gene encoding E3 ubiquitin-protein ligase MBR1 isoform X1, with translation MQRCSSNSYLPIRNYAGGASLGRSNLTPINMTPYYGSHAPYMPGSEQRASRSINLSLLPVANLNLENGADGSSAALESSHSRSGSNYSNWSPTIISANGSIIYHPERNYFSCWIPATMLPIMHAPNFFVPLPHMPWNWTYSSFSVQVPSVHHMTGTIRSGVIFRQDSLPLVPASQFQQISLAPGAERVIAGENMVNSSFAVQQVNFRVNHSPRFMDDYFLHHHLLRQVNHGPGPTPPHPYNFHMAQHGGGQIGTRQTFYIGVENISYEVLLALQDQVGYVSTGLSKEVILARMKCIKYQSIEISVNDNDRCCICLDNFGDGQIIGFTDCGHYFHFDCITEWLMQKNSCPLCKRIALTT, from the exons ATGCAGCGTTGTTCTAGTAACTCTTATTTACCCATTAGAAACTATGCTGGTGGTGCAAGTCTTGGTCGATCCAATTTAACTCCCATTAATATGACACCTTACTATGGTTCACATGCTCCATATATGCCGGGTTCAGAACAAAGGGCTTCTCGGTCAATCAATCTGTCTCTGCTACCGGTAGCTAATCTGAACCTTGAAAATGGTGCAGATGGGTCATCAGCAGCTTTGGAAAGCTCTCACTCTCGCTCAGGAAGTAACTATTCTAACTGGAGTCCAACAATAATTTCGGCAAATGGATCAATCATATACCAccctgaaagaaattatttttcatgCTGGATTCCAGCAACAATGCTACCGATCATGCATGCTCCTAATTTCTTTGTACCACTGCCACATATGCCATGGAACTGGACGTATAGCTCTTTCTCTGTCCAGGTTCCGTCCGTGCATCATATGACTGGAACAATTCGAAGTGGGGTGATTTTCCGTCAAGATAGCCTGCCGCTTGTTCCTGCTTCTCAGTTTCAACAAATTAGTCTTGCTCCAGGAGCTGAGAGAGTAATTGCAGGAGAGAACATGGTGAACTCCAGTTTTGCAGTTCAACAAGTAAATTTCCGGGTAAATCACAGCCCAAGGTTCATGGATGATTACTTTTTGCATCATCATTTGCTGAGACAAGTGAACCATGGACCTGGTCCTACACCACCGCATCCATACAATTTTCACATG GCACAACATGGTGGAGGACAAATTGGTACGCGTCAAACTTTTTATATTGGCGTAGAGAACATAAGTTATGAG GTTTTGTTAGCCTTGCAAGACCAGGTTGGATATGTCAGTACAGGATTGAGCAAGGAAGTCATTTTAGCACGTATGAAGTGCATCAAGTATCAGTCAATCGAAATATCTGTGAATGACAACGATAGGTGTTGTATTTGTTTG GACAACTTTGGTGATGGGCAGATCATTGGATTTACTGACTGTGGGCACTACTTCCATTTTGATTGCATCACCGAGTGGCTCATGCAGAAGAATTCTTGCCCTCTCTGCAAAAGGATTGCGTTAACAACTTGA
- the LOC104227745 gene encoding E3 ubiquitin-protein ligase MBR1 isoform X2 produces MQRCSSNSYLPIRNYAGGASLGRSNLTPINMTPYYGSHAPYMPGSEQRASRSINLSLLPVANLNLENGADGSSAALESSHSRSGSNYSNWSPTIISANGSIIYHPERNYFSCWIPATMLPIMHAPNFFVPLPHMPWNWTYSSFSVQVPSVHHMTGTIRSGVIFRQDSLPLVPASQFQQISLAPGAERVIAGENMVNSSFAVQQVNFRVNHSPRFMDDYFLHHHLLRQVNHGPGPTPPHPYNFHMVLLALQDQVGYVSTGLSKEVILARMKCIKYQSIEISVNDNDRCCICLDNFGDGQIIGFTDCGHYFHFDCITEWLMQKNSCPLCKRIALTT; encoded by the exons ATGCAGCGTTGTTCTAGTAACTCTTATTTACCCATTAGAAACTATGCTGGTGGTGCAAGTCTTGGTCGATCCAATTTAACTCCCATTAATATGACACCTTACTATGGTTCACATGCTCCATATATGCCGGGTTCAGAACAAAGGGCTTCTCGGTCAATCAATCTGTCTCTGCTACCGGTAGCTAATCTGAACCTTGAAAATGGTGCAGATGGGTCATCAGCAGCTTTGGAAAGCTCTCACTCTCGCTCAGGAAGTAACTATTCTAACTGGAGTCCAACAATAATTTCGGCAAATGGATCAATCATATACCAccctgaaagaaattatttttcatgCTGGATTCCAGCAACAATGCTACCGATCATGCATGCTCCTAATTTCTTTGTACCACTGCCACATATGCCATGGAACTGGACGTATAGCTCTTTCTCTGTCCAGGTTCCGTCCGTGCATCATATGACTGGAACAATTCGAAGTGGGGTGATTTTCCGTCAAGATAGCCTGCCGCTTGTTCCTGCTTCTCAGTTTCAACAAATTAGTCTTGCTCCAGGAGCTGAGAGAGTAATTGCAGGAGAGAACATGGTGAACTCCAGTTTTGCAGTTCAACAAGTAAATTTCCGGGTAAATCACAGCCCAAGGTTCATGGATGATTACTTTTTGCATCATCATTTGCTGAGACAAGTGAACCATGGACCTGGTCCTACACCACCGCATCCATACAATTTTCACATG GTTTTGTTAGCCTTGCAAGACCAGGTTGGATATGTCAGTACAGGATTGAGCAAGGAAGTCATTTTAGCACGTATGAAGTGCATCAAGTATCAGTCAATCGAAATATCTGTGAATGACAACGATAGGTGTTGTATTTGTTTG GACAACTTTGGTGATGGGCAGATCATTGGATTTACTGACTGTGGGCACTACTTCCATTTTGATTGCATCACCGAGTGGCTCATGCAGAAGAATTCTTGCCCTCTCTGCAAAAGGATTGCGTTAACAACTTGA